The following proteins are co-located in the Apium graveolens cultivar Ventura chromosome 5, ASM990537v1, whole genome shotgun sequence genome:
- the LOC141723327 gene encoding cytochrome P450 93A3-like: MADFQGWGIIVFILIISTIIRTILKNRTRSSLPPGPFRLPIIGHLHLLTPIPHQALHKLSKRYGPLMHIFLGSNPCVIISSPEMAKEFLKTHEASFSDRPQTVASMHLSYDSQDFMFAPYGPYWKFVKKLFMSDLLGGHTLDLLQSVRRYEIQSMINVMFKKSLAGEAVNVGGELIRLTNNVISSMVMRKRSESEEEAGEVRKLIKEVFDTSGIFNLSDFIWFCKNLDLQGVKKSVVDVRGRYDKMMDRIIEEHRHLRMKKKEGSNEADAPPKDFLDTLLDIYEDDSLEIKLSMDKVKAIILDMLTAGTDTSASVIEWTLAELINHPIVMEKVRREIDTVVGKSRLVEESDIVNLPYLQAIVKETLRLHPSGSLIPRQATEGCNIGNYYIPAETRIFVNVWALGRDPNYWKNALEFKPERFIMTSNEYESSGKGQVDVRGQHFQLLPFGSGRRGCPGTTLALKIIQTTVAAMIQCFEWNVVGNETYKSITPVNMEEGKAITLSRAHPLICVPEARLNPFPII, translated from the exons ATGGCTGATTTTCAAGGTTGGGGAATCATCGTTTTCATTTTGATTATTTCCACTATTATACGAACGATATTGAAAAATCGAACCAGGTCTAGCCTTCCACCTGGTCCTTTTAGGCTTCCAATCATAGGCCATCTTCACCTCCTGACTCCTATACCCCATCAGGCTCTTCACAAGCTCTCGAAACGTTATGGGCCTTTGATGCACATCTTTCTTGGCTCGAACCCTTGTGTCATAATCTCTTCACCTGAAATGGCTAAAGAGTTTCTTAAAACACACGAAGCGTCTTTTTCAGACCGGCCCCAAACTGTGGCCTCAATGCACCTGAGCTATGATTCACAAGACTTTATGTTTGCTCCTTATGGACCATACTGGAAGTTTGTAAAAAAACTATTTATGTCTGATCTTCTTGGAGGTCATACACTGGATCTTCTTCAAAGCGTTAGACGCTATGAGATTCAGAGTATGATCAATGTAATGTTCAAGAAGTCCCTAGCTGGAGAGGCAGTTAATGTTGGAGGTGAGCTTATTAGGCTTACCAACAATGTAATTTCAAGCATGGTAATGCGGAAAAGGTCAGAGAGTGAAGAGGAAGCCGGAGAAGTGAGGAAGTTGATCAAAGAGGTCTTTGATACTTCAGGGATATTTAATCTCTCTGACTTTATATGGTTTTGCAAGAATTTGGATTTGCAAGGAGTGAAGAAGAGTGTAGTGGATGTCCGTGGAAGATACGATAAAATGATGGACAGGATCATAGAGGAGCACAGACATTTGAGGATGAAGAAAAAAGAGGGCAGCAATGAAGCAGATGCACCACCTAAGGACTTTCTTGATACTTTGCTTGATATCTATGAAGACGACAGTTTGGAAATCAAATTGAGCATGGATAAAGTTAAAGCTATCATACTG GATATGTTAACTGCTGGAACAGACACGTCAGCTAGCGTGATTGAATGGACACTTGCTGAGCTAATCAACCATCCAATTGTCATGGAGAAAGTTAGACGGGAGATTGATACTGTTGTTGGGAAGAGCAGATTAGTTGAAGAATCAGATATTGTGAATCTCCCGTACCTTCAAGCAATTGTAAAGGAAACTCTCAGACTTCATCCCAGCGGTTCACTAATACCAAGACAAGCAACTGAAGGTTGCAACATTGGGAACTATTACATACCAGCAGAGACTAGAATATTTGTTAACGTATGGGCTCTTGGCCGAGACCCAAACTACTGGAAAAATGCACTTGAATTTAAACCAGAAAGGTTTATTATGACCAGTAATGAATATGAATCTAGCGGAAAGGGTCAAGTAGATGTCAGAGGGCAGCATTTTCAGCTATTGCCATTTGGAAGCGGGAGAAGAGGATGTCCAGGAACTACACTGGCATTGAAGATCATCCAAACAACCGTTGCAGCAATGATACAATGCTTCGAATGGAATGTAGTAGGGAATGAAACGTATAAAAGTATTACTCCCGTGAACATGGAAGAAGGTAAGGCCATAACACTCAGCAGAGCTCACCCCTTGATTTGTGTTCCAGAGGCTAGGCTCAATCCATTTCCGATAATTTAG
- the LOC141723434 gene encoding cytochrome P450 93A3-like, with translation MAHFRDSAVTFFIWIIPAVLILRALLKSRKPRARSSLPPGPFRVPIIGHLHLLAPIPHQALHKLSQRYGPLMHIFLGSYFSVVVSSPEMAKEFLKTHEATLSERDETVASEYITYHNQDFIFAQYGPYWKFGKKLIASELLGGQALDHHYKVRRYEIESMVSFLLQKARAVEAVDVGSVLSKLTNNVISTMVMRKRCSEKDDDAGEIRNIIKETSDLLGAFNLSDCIWFCKNLDLQGIKKRAVNARGKYDKLIERIIEEHCQIRRKRQENDDGSHPQKDFLDILLDMSEDDSVEFKLNMDQIKALVLDLFAAGTETSATLIEWALAELINHPIIMETARLEIDTVVGKSRLVEESDIMNLPYLQAIVKEALRLHPPNPLLPKKAKEGCTIGNYYIPAETKIFVNVWALGRDPNYWENALEFNPERFIMTGSENEWTGKGQVDVRGQHFQLLPFGTGRRVCPGSTLALKVVQTTIAAMIQCFEWNVVGDEPCNSNTTVNMEEGNGLSVSKVHPLICVPVARINPFPSI, from the exons ATGGCACATTTTCGAGACTCTGCAGTAACGTTCTTCATTTGGATCATCCCTGCTGTTTTAATTCTCAGAGCATTGCTAAAATCTCGAAAACCTCGAGCCAGGTCCAGCCTTCCACCTGGACCATTTAGGGTTCCAATCATAGGCCATCTTCACCTCCTGGCTCCTATACCACATCAGGCTCTTCACAAGCTTTCGCAACGTTATGGACCTTTGATGCACATCTTTCTTGGCTCATACTTTAGTGTCGTGGTCTCTTCCCCGGAAATGGCCAAAGAGTTTCTCAAAACACACGAAGCAACATTGTCAGAGAGGGATGAAACAGTGGCCTCAGAGTACATAACCTACCATAACCAAGATTTTATATTTGCTCAATATGGACCGTACTGGAAATTTGGAAAGAAACTAATAGCCTCCGAGCTACTAGGTGGTCAAGCTCTAGATCATCATTACAAAGTTAGACGTTACGAGATTGAGAGTATGGTGAGTTTTTTGTTACAAAAGGCCCGAGCTGTCGAGGCAGTTGATGTTGGAAGTGTGCTGTCAAAGCTTACTAACAATGTAATTTCGACCATGGTTATGAGGAAGAGGTGTTCAGAGAAAGATGATGACGCGGGAGAAATTAGGAATATCATTAAAGAGACCTCTGATCTTTTAGGGGCGTTCAATCTTTCTGACTGTATATGGTTTTGCAAGAATTTGGATTTGCAGGGAATAAAGAAGAGGGCAGTGAATGCTCGTGGTAAGTACGACAAACTGATTGAGAGGATTATAGAAGAGCACTGTCAAATTAGAAGGAAGAGACAGGAGAACGACGATGGAAGCCATCCACAGAAGGACTTTCTTGATATCTTACTTGATATGTCCGAAGATGACAGCGTGGAGTTCAAATTGAACATGGATCAAATAAAGGCTCTTGTACTG GATCTGTTTGCTGCTGGAACAGAAACATCAGCTACTTTGATTGAATGGGCACTTGCTGAGCTAATCAACCATCCAATCATTATGGAGACAGCTAGACTGGAGATAGATACTGTTGTTGGAAAGAGCAGATTAGTCGAAGAGTCTGATATTATGAATCTCCCTTACCTTCAAGCTATCGTAAAGGAAGCTCTCAGACTTCATCCCCCCAATCCACTATTACCAAAAAAAGCAAAAGAAGGTTGCACCATTGGGAACTATTACATACCAGCAGAGACTAAAATATTCGTCAATGTGTGGGCTCTTGGCCGAGACCCAAACTACTGGGAAAATGCACTTGAATTTAATCCAGAAAGGTTTATTATGACTGGTAGTGAAAATGAATGGACTGGGAAAGGTCAGGTAGATGTTCGAGGACAGCATTTTCAGCTACTGCCTTTTGGAACCGGGCGAAGAGTATGTCCAGGATCTACACTGGCATTGAAGGTCGTCCAAACAACCATAGCAGCAATGATACAATGCTTTGAATGGAATGTAGTAGGGGATGAACCGTGTAATAGTAATACTACTGTGAACATGGAAGAAGGTAATGGCTTATCAGTTAGCAAGGTTCACCCTCTGATTTGTGTTCCGGTTGCTAGAATCAATCCATTTCCGTCTATTT